A single genomic interval of Zunongwangia sp. HGR-M22 harbors:
- a CDS encoding TetR family transcriptional regulator C-terminal domain-containing protein, with the protein MATTKKATTAKKKLDSHKLISMYMDYVLENEHAPKTVYKFCKENGIAEEEFYNFYGSFEGLEKGIWEAFYLNTINVIEKSPEYPGFSNREKMLTFYYTFFEVLTANRSYVIFTLKKETTRMKNLEQLKGLRKNVKSFAKGLIQDDNKEKSLKFLQQPEEVFSEAAWIQLLFLLKFWMDDNSAQFESTDVAIEKSVNTVFDVFDNSPLERVVDFGKFLYKERMVK; encoded by the coding sequence ATGGCAACGACAAAGAAAGCAACTACAGCAAAAAAGAAACTAGATTCGCATAAGCTTATAAGTATGTATATGGATTATGTGCTAGAAAACGAGCATGCGCCAAAAACGGTATATAAGTTTTGTAAGGAAAATGGAATTGCAGAGGAAGAATTTTATAATTTCTACGGAAGTTTTGAAGGCTTAGAAAAAGGAATTTGGGAAGCTTTTTATCTAAATACTATTAACGTTATCGAAAAGAGCCCAGAATATCCTGGTTTTTCGAATCGTGAAAAAATGCTAACCTTTTATTACACCTTTTTTGAAGTACTAACGGCGAATAGAAGTTATGTGATCTTCACGTTGAAGAAGGAAACAACCCGAATGAAAAATTTGGAGCAATTAAAAGGTTTACGAAAAAATGTAAAGTCTTTTGCTAAAGGTTTAATTCAGGATGACAATAAAGAAAAGTCTTTAAAATTTTTACAACAACCTGAAGAAGTATTTTCTGAAGCAGCGTGGATCCAATTACTTTTCCTACTAAAGTTCTGGATGGACGACAATTCCGCACAATTTGAAAGTACAGATGTGGCAATCGAAAAATCTGTAAATACAGTATTCGATGTTTTTGATAATTCTCCACTAGAAAGAGTGGTAGATTTTGGTAAATTCCTATACAAGGAAAGAATGGTAAAATAG
- the htpG gene encoding molecular chaperone HtpG, which translates to MATGKINVSVDNIFPLIKKFLYSDHEIFLRELISNATDATLKLKHLTNIGETDVDYGNPVIDIKVDKENKKILITDQGIGMTKEEVEKYINEVAFSGAEEFLEKYKDSAKDSGIIGHFGLGFYSAFMVAHKVEIITKSYKDEPAAHWTCEGTTQFTLEDSDKQERGTEIILHVNEEDEEFLEDNRIEELLVKYNKFMPIPIRFGTKEETLPLPDDAPEDAKPETKTVDNIINNPNPAWTKQPTELEEKDYNNFYRELYPMQFEDPLFHIHLNVDYPFNLTGILYFPKMTQDMSVQKDKIQLYQNQVFVTDNVEGIVPEFLTMLRGVIDSPDIPLNVSRSYLQADGAVKKISSYITRKVADKLKSLFNNNREDFQEKWNDIKVVIEYGMLTEDKFYEKAQKFALYPTIDNEYYTFEELKETIKDNQTDKDGNLVVLYASNQNEQHSYIQAAKDKGYKVLLLDSPIISHLLQKLESSEEKITFTRVDSDHVDNLIKTDEEKISKLSDDEKEKLKGDFEKVVPKEKYTIQMEAMDSNAAPLIITQPEFMRRMKEMQQTGGGGMFGMGNMPEMYNLVVNTNHPLTSEILGADEETQQRLIKQSLDLARLSQNLLKGEELTNFIKRSFDMVK; encoded by the coding sequence ATGGCAACTGGAAAGATTAATGTATCTGTAGATAACATTTTCCCGCTGATTAAGAAGTTTCTTTACAGCGATCACGAAATTTTCCTGAGAGAGTTAATTTCTAACGCTACCGATGCAACACTAAAATTAAAGCACCTAACAAACATTGGTGAAACCGACGTTGATTACGGGAATCCTGTAATTGACATTAAGGTTGATAAAGAGAACAAGAAAATACTCATTACCGATCAGGGTATTGGTATGACTAAAGAGGAAGTTGAAAAGTATATTAACGAAGTAGCTTTCTCTGGTGCTGAAGAATTCTTAGAAAAATATAAAGATTCTGCAAAAGATAGCGGAATTATCGGCCATTTTGGACTTGGTTTCTACTCGGCATTTATGGTTGCCCATAAAGTAGAAATTATAACAAAATCTTACAAGGATGAACCTGCAGCACATTGGACGTGTGAGGGAACTACCCAGTTTACCTTAGAAGATTCTGATAAGCAAGAACGCGGAACAGAAATTATTCTTCATGTAAACGAAGAAGACGAAGAATTTTTAGAAGATAATAGAATTGAAGAGCTTTTGGTGAAGTATAACAAGTTTATGCCTATTCCAATTCGTTTTGGAACCAAAGAAGAAACACTTCCGCTTCCTGATGATGCACCAGAAGATGCTAAGCCAGAAACAAAGACAGTTGATAATATCATCAACAATCCAAATCCAGCCTGGACAAAGCAGCCTACAGAATTAGAAGAAAAGGATTATAACAATTTTTATCGTGAATTGTATCCAATGCAATTCGAGGATCCTTTATTCCATATTCACTTAAATGTAGACTATCCATTTAATCTTACCGGGATTCTTTATTTCCCTAAGATGACTCAGGATATGAGCGTTCAAAAAGATAAAATTCAGCTTTACCAAAATCAGGTTTTTGTAACCGATAATGTTGAAGGTATTGTCCCTGAATTTTTAACCATGTTACGCGGAGTTATTGATTCGCCAGACATTCCTTTAAACGTATCTCGTTCTTATCTTCAGGCAGATGGTGCAGTGAAGAAAATTTCAAGCTATATCACAAGAAAAGTTGCTGATAAACTGAAATCACTGTTCAACAATAATCGTGAAGATTTCCAAGAAAAATGGAATGATATCAAAGTAGTTATCGAATATGGTATGCTTACGGAAGATAAATTTTACGAAAAAGCGCAGAAATTTGCTCTTTACCCAACAATCGATAACGAGTATTATACTTTTGAAGAATTGAAAGAAACTATTAAAGATAACCAAACCGATAAGGACGGTAATTTAGTAGTTCTATATGCTTCTAATCAAAATGAGCAACACAGCTACATACAGGCTGCGAAAGACAAAGGTTATAAAGTATTGTTATTAGATTCTCCTATTATTTCTCACCTATTGCAGAAATTAGAATCTTCAGAAGAAAAAATTACGTTCACCAGAGTAGATTCTGATCATGTAGATAACCTCATCAAAACGGATGAAGAGAAAATCTCTAAATTATCCGATGATGAAAAAGAGAAATTAAAAGGTGACTTTGAAAAAGTAGTACCTAAAGAAAAATATACCATCCAGATGGAAGCGATGGATAGTAATGCTGCGCCACTTATTATCACGCAACCAGAGTTTATGCGTAGAATGAAAGAAATGCAACAAACCGGTGGTGGCGGTATGTTTGGAATGGGTAACATGCCAGAGATGTACAATCTTGTGGTAAATACAAACCACCCATTAACTTCTGAAATTTTAGGTGCAGATGAAGAAACTCAGCAACGTCTAATTAAGCAATCTTTAGACCTTGCGAGGCTTTCACAAAACCTCCTAAAAGGGGAAGAATTGACTAACTTTATTAAGCGTAGTTTTGATATGGTGAAATAA
- a CDS encoding tetratricopeptide repeat-containing hybrid sensor histidine kinase/response regulator, translating to MVIGLNRVIFDAIIFNSPSGLISKIFILGLLTNLVFLRMDAQVSNDSLENLLNTSVQYLDNHNYHKGIQSAMNIIGLAGDNNYYLYHAHNNLGTAYEELRDTTRAKSHYKKSLKYATAANDDTLLMWAFNNLGNIYSESNRDYQKGIAYYNRVIDLAIKLDNKEELIAPNINIAWTYLDKNQSSKAKKYLDNATKILKNRPLSYINADVNTLYGRYFLALNEVDSARVYFENSVEIVDRDSLEYEGAEAYKWYAEMLFRNGNYKEAFSALKKQNKYESIVSDYQKTTQIQAANARFDVNQYQKNLELVKKDKQYQQKIIEKSNEKLILLVVAAIVLSIILIFLYKINSSRKILIDELKEKNLELQKSKEASERLSNLKTQFFSTVSHELRTPLYGVIGLTTLLLEDKSLKDHKNDLKSLKFSADYLLALINDVLQINKMESKEAKLEYISFHLGDLLESINKTLEFTRIQNKNTIHLKIDQDVPQFLIGDSVRLSQIMVNLMGNALKFTERGNIWVRVKCLSATSEQCKLRFEIEDDGIGIPQSKQKEIFQEFSQIKPANYNYQGTGLGLPIVKKMLKLFESDIHLNSIENKGSNFSFEIYLQIDKEKVVLPQLEINNANNSIPEEMQKDLKSRILIVDDNRINQIVTKRILEQKNFECEIAQNGNEAVEKVRNGNFDLILMDVNMPGITGMEATRKIREFNEVIPVIALTAVEVEEFREEIHSAGMNDIIIKPYDTQKFYQVVYRNILPVTL from the coding sequence TTGGTAATTGGCTTAAATCGTGTAATTTTCGATGCTATTATTTTTAATTCTCCATCTGGCTTGATTAGTAAAATATTCATCTTAGGATTATTAACAAATCTGGTATTTCTTCGGATGGATGCTCAGGTGAGTAATGATAGCCTTGAAAATCTGCTAAATACATCTGTCCAATATTTGGATAATCACAATTACCATAAAGGCATCCAATCTGCGATGAATATTATAGGATTAGCAGGAGATAATAATTATTACCTGTATCATGCCCATAATAATTTAGGAACGGCTTACGAAGAGCTAAGAGATACAACTAGAGCTAAATCCCATTATAAAAAGTCTTTAAAGTATGCTACCGCAGCAAATGATGATACTTTATTGATGTGGGCCTTTAATAATTTAGGGAATATCTATTCAGAATCTAATAGAGATTATCAAAAAGGAATCGCTTATTACAATAGAGTAATAGATCTTGCTATCAAGTTGGATAATAAAGAAGAGCTGATAGCGCCAAACATTAATATTGCCTGGACGTATCTTGATAAAAATCAATCTTCTAAAGCGAAAAAATATTTAGATAATGCCACGAAAATCCTGAAAAATAGGCCGTTGTCTTATATAAACGCCGATGTTAATACGCTGTATGGAAGGTATTTCTTAGCATTAAATGAAGTTGACTCTGCAAGGGTTTATTTTGAGAATTCAGTAGAAATTGTAGATCGTGATAGTTTAGAATATGAGGGAGCAGAAGCTTATAAATGGTACGCTGAGATGCTTTTTAGAAATGGAAATTACAAAGAAGCCTTTTCAGCTTTAAAAAAACAAAATAAATATGAGTCTATCGTTTCTGATTATCAAAAGACTACTCAAATACAAGCAGCTAATGCAAGATTCGATGTAAATCAATATCAAAAAAATCTAGAACTGGTTAAAAAAGATAAGCAATACCAACAAAAAATTATCGAGAAGTCTAACGAAAAGCTTATTCTACTTGTGGTTGCTGCCATTGTTTTATCCATAATCCTAATATTTCTATATAAAATTAATAGTTCGCGGAAAATATTGATTGACGAGCTGAAAGAAAAAAATCTTGAATTACAAAAATCGAAGGAAGCTTCTGAGCGTTTATCAAACCTAAAAACGCAATTCTTTTCCACTGTAAGCCACGAGCTTCGAACGCCGCTCTACGGTGTTATTGGTTTAACTACTTTATTGTTAGAGGACAAGAGTTTAAAGGATCATAAAAACGATCTTAAATCGCTAAAGTTCTCTGCAGACTATCTTTTGGCTTTAATAAACGATGTATTGCAAATAAATAAAATGGAATCTAAGGAAGCGAAATTAGAATACATTTCTTTTCATTTAGGCGATTTGCTGGAAAGCATTAATAAAACACTAGAATTTACCAGGATTCAGAATAAAAATACCATACATCTTAAAATTGATCAAGATGTCCCTCAATTCTTAATAGGAGACTCGGTAAGATTATCCCAAATAATGGTAAATTTAATGGGGAATGCTCTAAAGTTTACCGAAAGAGGCAATATTTGGGTTCGGGTAAAATGCCTAAGTGCAACATCAGAGCAATGCAAACTTAGATTTGAGATAGAGGACGATGGTATAGGAATACCGCAAAGCAAACAAAAGGAAATTTTTCAGGAATTCTCTCAAATAAAACCTGCCAATTACAATTATCAGGGTACAGGTTTAGGTTTACCCATTGTAAAAAAGATGCTCAAATTATTTGAATCTGATATTCATTTAAATAGTATTGAAAACAAAGGTTCTAATTTTAGTTTTGAGATCTATTTACAAATCGATAAAGAAAAAGTAGTTTTACCTCAGCTTGAAATAAATAACGCAAACAATTCTATACCGGAAGAAATGCAAAAAGACTTAAAAAGCCGTATTCTAATTGTAGATGATAATCGCATTAATCAAATCGTTACCAAAAGAATTTTAGAGCAGAAAAACTTTGAATGCGAAATTGCTCAAAATGGAAATGAAGCGGTAGAGAAAGTTAGAAATGGCAATTTTGATCTTATTTTGATGGATGTAAATATGCCAGGAATAACCGGGATGGAAGCTACTCGTAAAATTCGTGAATTTAATGAGGTTATTCCGGTAATAGCATTAACAGCTGTAGAAGTCGAAGAATTTAGAGAAGAAATACATAGCGCAGGAATGAATGACATTATTATAAAACCTTACGATACACAAAAATTTTATCAGGTGGTTTATAGAAATATTCTGCCAGTAACTTTATAG
- a CDS encoding DoxX family protein, with protein sequence MHYPWHLYLMGFMYAIAGINHFIKPKMYVNIMPPYIPAHLNMVYLSGIAEIILGIGVCFALTKNYAIYGIIAMLLIFFTVHFHMLSSPEAGAGLPKWVLILRIPLQFLLIWWAWFYLKF encoded by the coding sequence ATGCATTATCCGTGGCATTTATATTTAATGGGTTTCATGTATGCTATAGCAGGTATTAATCACTTTATAAAACCAAAAATGTATGTAAACATTATGCCTCCCTATATTCCGGCACACCTCAACATGGTCTATCTTAGCGGTATTGCAGAGATTATTTTAGGAATAGGTGTTTGTTTTGCCTTAACAAAAAACTATGCTATCTACGGAATTATAGCAATGTTGCTCATATTTTTCACCGTTCATTTTCACATGCTTTCCTCTCCTGAAGCCGGAGCAGGTTTACCTAAATGGGTATTAATTCTTCGCATTCCACTACAGTTTTTATTAATTTGGTGGGCATGGTTTTATTTGAAATTTTAA
- a CDS encoding alpha-ketoglutarate-dependent dioxygenase AlkB family protein, with the protein MTEEINLPQAKLIYITNFIETEFANLVFEKLYTETDWIQEPIKIFGKEMMQPRLTNLFGKKPYSYSNIIMKPNPLPEVLQQLQVKIEEVTDSKFNICLANLYRDGQDSMGWHSDDEKELGKNPIIASVSLGGERMFHLQHKTKKELKQKFVLAHGSLLIMAGETQHYWKHQLPKTKKQVSPRINLTFRQILD; encoded by the coding sequence ATGACTGAAGAGATCAATCTTCCACAGGCTAAATTAATTTACATTACTAATTTTATAGAAACCGAGTTTGCAAATTTGGTTTTTGAAAAATTATATACGGAAACCGACTGGATTCAGGAACCCATTAAAATTTTTGGAAAAGAAATGATGCAACCAAGATTGACGAATCTTTTTGGCAAGAAGCCTTATTCCTATTCCAATATTATAATGAAACCAAATCCTCTGCCTGAAGTACTTCAGCAATTACAAGTTAAGATTGAAGAAGTGACAGATTCAAAATTCAATATTTGTCTAGCTAATTTATATCGCGATGGCCAAGACAGCATGGGCTGGCACAGCGATGATGAGAAAGAACTGGGGAAAAATCCGATTATCGCCTCGGTAAGTTTAGGAGGAGAAAGGATGTTTCATCTTCAGCATAAAACAAAAAAAGAGCTAAAACAAAAGTTTGTTTTAGCTCATGGTAGTTTACTTATAATGGCAGGTGAAACTCAGCACTATTGGAAACATCAGCTTCCTAAAACTAAAAAACAAGTTTCGCCAAGAATTAACCTCACTTTTAGGCAAATCTTGGATTAG
- a CDS encoding S1/P1 nuclease, producing the protein MKRVLIVLCALLISNLGLANGIEWGKTGHRTTGEIAQVHLNRRAKKAIDKLLNGHSLAFVANHGDDIKSDPSYRKYSPWHYVNIDPEATEYDIEHASEDGDLVVGIRKCIEVLEDKNATREDKQFHLKMLVHFVGDLHQPFHVGHAADLGGNRVDVEWFGKKTNIHSVWDSKMIDSYQMSYTELAENRDELSKMQIKVIESGNLLDWVHESRDLAEELYKSVEEDNDLGYKYMYQWFPTIRQQLQKGGIRLAKILNEIYG; encoded by the coding sequence ATGAAAAGAGTATTGATTGTACTTTGCGCTTTATTAATTAGCAATCTTGGTTTGGCCAATGGTATAGAGTGGGGTAAAACAGGCCATAGAACTACTGGTGAAATTGCGCAAGTTCATTTAAACAGGAGGGCTAAGAAAGCAATTGATAAATTATTAAATGGGCATAGCCTTGCATTTGTAGCAAATCATGGTGATGACATTAAAAGTGATCCTTCTTATAGAAAATATAGCCCTTGGCATTACGTGAATATAGATCCAGAGGCAACCGAGTACGATATTGAACATGCTAGTGAAGATGGAGATCTTGTGGTGGGAATTAGAAAGTGTATTGAAGTTTTGGAAGATAAAAACGCAACCAGAGAAGATAAGCAGTTTCATTTAAAAATGCTTGTTCATTTTGTAGGAGATTTGCATCAGCCATTTCACGTTGGGCATGCTGCAGATTTAGGGGGCAATAGAGTTGATGTAGAATGGTTTGGAAAAAAGACCAATATCCACAGCGTTTGGGATAGCAAAATGATCGATTCTTACCAGATGAGTTATACTGAGCTTGCTGAAAATCGTGATGAATTAAGCAAAATGCAAATTAAGGTTATCGAGAGCGGAAACTTATTAGATTGGGTGCACGAAAGTAGGGATCTTGCGGAAGAATTATACAAATCTGTTGAAGAAGATAATGACCTTGGTTACAAATACATGTACCAGTGGTTTCCAACAATTAGACAACAATTACAAAAGGGCGGTATACGTTTAGCAAAGATTTTAAATGAAATTTATGGCTAA
- a CDS encoding SPFH domain-containing protein has translation MTQEKSSSPSNGYFMLFIFAILFLGSILGFIAIKNPWFILGIFLAILLAPGFILVNPNESRVLLLFGDYRGTVKKNGLFWVNPFYTKKKISLRARNFDSERLKVNDKLGNPVMISTILVWRVNDTYKASFDVDNFENFVVVQTDAAVRKLASMYPYDNFADEGLDEDITLRSSVNEVSDALEKELDERLEIAGIEVLESRIGYLAYANEIASAMLKRQQATAIVAARHKIVEGAVSMVEMALDELGKKEIVHLDEERRAAMVSNLMVILCGDKDASPVVNAGTLNH, from the coding sequence ATGACACAAGAAAAATCTTCATCTCCATCGAATGGCTATTTCATGCTTTTCATCTTCGCAATTCTATTTCTCGGAAGTATTTTAGGGTTTATTGCTATCAAAAATCCATGGTTTATTTTAGGGATTTTCTTAGCGATATTACTTGCACCGGGATTTATTTTAGTGAATCCTAATGAATCACGGGTGCTTCTATTATTTGGAGATTATCGCGGTACTGTAAAAAAGAATGGGCTTTTTTGGGTAAATCCCTTTTACACTAAAAAGAAAATTTCGTTACGTGCCAGAAACTTTGACAGTGAACGATTGAAAGTAAACGATAAACTGGGAAACCCGGTGATGATAAGCACTATCTTGGTTTGGCGTGTAAATGATACTTACAAAGCCTCTTTTGATGTTGATAATTTTGAAAATTTTGTAGTGGTACAAACCGATGCAGCGGTAAGAAAGCTGGCTAGTATGTATCCTTACGATAATTTTGCCGATGAAGGTTTAGATGAAGATATTACCTTAAGAAGTAGTGTTAACGAAGTGAGCGATGCACTAGAAAAAGAACTAGATGAACGCCTGGAAATCGCCGGAATCGAAGTTTTAGAGTCCCGTATCGGTTATTTGGCTTATGCGAACGAAATTGCCAGTGCCATGCTTAAAAGACAACAAGCTACGGCCATTGTAGCCGCTCGACATAAAATTGTTGAAGGCGCTGTAAGTATGGTAGAAATGGCTTTGGATGAATTAGGCAAAAAAGAGATCGTGCATTTAGATGAAGAACGCCGTGCTGCCATGGTAAGCAATCTAATGGTGATTCTTTGTGGCGATAAAGATGCCTCTCCCGTTGTAAATGCCGGTACACTTAACCATTAA
- a CDS encoding alpha/beta hydrolase, with translation MKKILLILSILNINFCFAQFEDKEIKINKYVHGTLCQPSETTETAALIIAGSGPTDRDGNNPMLQNHSLEMLAHGLAENNIASYRYDKRIFRMQELQFTEADLSFDNFIEDAITALQYLKDSLHYNKIVVIGHSQGSLVGMIAAKDRASGFISLAGPSEKMSTKLIEQISNQSAAYGDTTKVYFQQLHEKDTIEKVNPFLMSIFRPSVQHFIKTWDKYEPKKELKKLDIPILIVNGNKDIQINVHDAEGLKSVVSDAELLLLENMNHILKSEAETKKNEEGELIVHPDLIPALTKFIQEL, from the coding sequence ATGAAAAAAATACTATTAATATTATCGATTTTAAACATTAATTTTTGTTTTGCTCAATTTGAAGATAAAGAAATTAAAATAAACAAATATGTTCATGGCACCCTTTGCCAACCCTCTGAAACAACAGAAACTGCTGCTTTAATCATTGCAGGGTCGGGACCAACAGATCGTGATGGTAATAATCCTATGCTACAAAACCACAGTCTAGAAATGCTGGCGCACGGTTTAGCTGAAAATAATATTGCCAGCTATAGATACGATAAAAGGATCTTTAGAATGCAGGAGCTACAATTTACCGAAGCTGATCTTTCTTTCGATAATTTTATTGAAGATGCCATAACCGCATTACAGTATTTAAAGGATTCGCTTCATTACAACAAAATAGTTGTTATTGGTCACAGCCAAGGCTCTTTGGTTGGGATGATCGCAGCTAAAGATCGTGCTTCAGGATTTATTTCTCTTGCCGGGCCTTCAGAAAAAATGAGCACAAAATTAATTGAGCAGATTAGCAACCAATCGGCAGCCTATGGCGATACCACTAAAGTTTACTTTCAGCAATTACACGAAAAAGATACTATAGAAAAAGTAAATCCATTTTTGATGAGCATTTTTAGACCATCGGTTCAGCATTTTATAAAAACCTGGGATAAATACGAACCTAAAAAAGAGCTTAAAAAACTCGACATCCCTATATTAATTGTAAATGGCAACAAAGACATTCAGATAAATGTTCACGATGCCGAAGGCTTAAAAAGTGTGGTAAGTGATGCCGAATTATTACTTTTGGAAAATATGAATCATATTTTAAAGTCTGAAGCCGAAACTAAGAAAAATGAAGAAGGAGAATTGATAGTGCATCCAGATCTAATTCCCGCACTTACAAAATTCATTCAGGAATTATAA
- a CDS encoding Arc family DNA binding domain-containing protein, giving the protein MAKKKAFALRVDEDMLKAVEKWASDEFRSTNGQIEWMLSKCLKEAKRHPKNKNQEK; this is encoded by the coding sequence ATGGCTAAGAAAAAGGCATTTGCATTACGGGTAGATGAAGACATGCTAAAAGCTGTTGAAAAATGGGCTTCAGATGAATTTCGAAGCACCAATGGGCAGATCGAATGGATGCTTAGCAAATGTTTAAAGGAAGCAAAGAGACATCCTAAAAATAAAAATCAAGAAAAATAA
- a CDS encoding HAD family hydrolase: MNYKIVFSDIDGTLLNKERELSPFTIKIIKEVKEKLPVVLISARMPDAMHHLQEELDIRDSPIIAYNGGLVLVNDQPISSVEIPMDALKAIHQFNTENNLDVHLSLYHHDEWYVPQTDFWAEREENNTKVAPQIKPNAEVIEKWTSENKGPHKIMAMGDEAKIDKISEFLSKNYSDDLHFYRSNNNYLEIANKEISKFSAIQYLLDNHYKISTEETIAFGDNYNDIEMVGGVGMGVAVSNARQEVKDVAAKITGHGKEDGVAQMLQEIFSL; this comes from the coding sequence ATGAATTATAAAATTGTCTTTTCAGACATTGACGGTACACTTTTAAATAAAGAAAGAGAATTATCACCATTCACCATAAAAATAATTAAAGAGGTAAAAGAAAAACTTCCCGTAGTGCTCATTTCGGCTAGAATGCCAGATGCAATGCACCACCTTCAGGAAGAACTTGATATTAGAGATTCACCAATAATTGCTTATAATGGCGGACTCGTTTTGGTTAACGACCAACCAATTAGCTCTGTTGAAATCCCAATGGATGCTTTAAAAGCTATACATCAATTTAATACTGAAAATAATCTTGATGTACACTTGAGTTTATATCACCATGATGAATGGTATGTTCCGCAAACCGATTTTTGGGCAGAGCGCGAAGAAAACAATACCAAAGTGGCGCCACAAATAAAACCAAATGCTGAAGTGATCGAAAAATGGACTTCAGAAAACAAAGGACCACATAAGATTATGGCTATGGGCGACGAGGCAAAAATCGATAAAATTAGCGAGTTTTTATCTAAAAATTATAGCGACGATCTACACTTTTACCGCTCTAACAATAACTACCTGGAAATTGCGAATAAGGAAATTTCTAAATTTTCTGCAATCCAATATTTATTAGATAATCATTACAAAATCTCTACGGAAGAAACTATAGCTTTTGGTGACAATTATAATGATATAGAAATGGTTGGTGGCGTAGGAATGGGCGTTGCTGTTTCTAATGCAAGACAGGAAGTTAAAGACGTTGCTGCAAAAATTACCGGACACGGCAAAGAAGATGGTGTAGCACAAATGCTTCAGGAAATATTTTCTTTATAA
- a CDS encoding DUF819 family protein, with product MEDMPVFTNDAVVLGLLMLSLGFVFYTSSIKTGFWAKFYKIVPGVLMCYLIPAILNSAGLIDASVSNLYFVASRYLLPASLVLMTLSIDLKAIFNLGPKALIMFFAATLGIIIGGPIAILLISAISPETVGGAGFDATWRGLSTLAGSWIGGGANQAAMLEIYQYNQEKYGGMVLVDIVVANLWMAIVLLGVGKSDRIDKWLQADNSAITDLKNKVSAYSESVKRIPSLPDFMIILALAFGAVGIAHFGADEISRFLISTFDVFQDKKSTLASFSSEFFWMITIATAIGILLSFTKFKKYEGAGASKIGSIFIYVLVATIGMKMDLGAVFENPGLIAIGLVWMSIHVLILLVTAKLIKAPYFFLAVGSQANVGGAASAPVVAAAFHPSLATVGVLLAVFGYVVGTYGAILCTMLMQIASGS from the coding sequence ATGGAAGACATGCCGGTTTTTACTAATGATGCTGTAGTATTAGGTTTATTAATGCTATCGCTTGGTTTTGTTTTTTATACCTCGTCGATCAAAACTGGTTTTTGGGCAAAGTTCTATAAAATAGTGCCTGGCGTTTTGATGTGCTATCTAATTCCGGCGATTCTAAATTCTGCCGGACTTATAGACGCGTCGGTTTCTAACCTTTACTTTGTTGCTAGTCGATATTTATTACCGGCTTCTTTGGTTTTAATGACTTTAAGTATTGATCTAAAAGCAATATTTAATTTGGGACCAAAAGCTTTAATTATGTTTTTTGCGGCTACTTTAGGAATTATTATTGGTGGCCCAATCGCTATATTATTAATTTCTGCAATATCACCAGAAACTGTTGGTGGTGCAGGATTCGATGCTACATGGCGTGGACTTTCTACCCTGGCAGGTAGTTGGATTGGCGGTGGTGCAAACCAGGCAGCAATGTTAGAAATTTATCAATACAACCAAGAAAAGTACGGTGGGATGGTGTTAGTTGATATTGTTGTCGCTAACCTTTGGATGGCCATCGTGCTTTTAGGAGTTGGCAAAAGTGACCGAATAGACAAATGGCTGCAAGCCGATAACTCTGCTATAACTGATTTAAAAAATAAGGTTTCAGCATATTCCGAAAGCGTTAAACGCATTCCCAGTTTACCCGATTTTATGATTATTCTGGCACTAGCTTTTGGTGCTGTTGGAATAGCTCATTTTGGTGCCGACGAGATTTCAAGGTTTCTAATAAGTACTTTTGATGTTTTTCAGGATAAAAAAAGTACACTCGCTTCTTTTTCTTCTGAATTTTTCTGGATGATCACCATAGCTACTGCTATTGGAATTCTACTTTCTTTTACTAAATTTAAAAAATACGAAGGCGCCGGTGCTAGTAAAATAGGAAGCATTTTTATTTATGTTCTAGTGGCAACCATTGGTATGAAAATGGATCTTGGCGCAGTATTCGAAAATCCTGGATTAATAGCAATAGGTTTAGTTTGGATGAGTATACATGTACTTATTTTATTAGTAACCGCTAAATTGATAAAAGCCCCATATTTTTTCCTTGCAGTAGGCAGCCAGGCCAATGTTGGTGGCGCAGCTTCTGCTCCTGTTGTTGCGGCAGCATTCCACCCATCATTAGCTACGGTTGGCGTCCTTCTCGCTGTTTTTGGATATGTAGTGGGAACCTATGGAGCGATATTATGTACTATGCTAATGCAGATCGCTTCAGGAAGTTAG